A section of the Phaseolus vulgaris cultivar G19833 chromosome 8, P. vulgaris v2.0, whole genome shotgun sequence genome encodes:
- the LOC137823446 gene encoding LEAF RUST 10 DISEASE-RESISTANCEUS RECEPTOR-LIKE PROTEIN KINASE-like 2.1 — protein sequence MASHSVHLPLITTLHHSVIFLILINIHSCLCSNDGYRNCGNLISCGKTTNIGFPFWGKNRPKECGHPLMQLTCEKETSYITIKDVQYQVLEANPESHTLKITRKDYLEDLCKPNHVSTTLDTQLYVYETPYKNLTLSYGCSPLSKSLPPTFVPCNEALGENVYAQIGSVPLMSCKTSVVVPVPLSLVEIDDFIKVHEAIAEGFVVRWVVGVGECEKCERSGGVCGVEGSSQQTACFCRDGPCPGFSPDIKTSSGTYV from the coding sequence ATGGCTTCTCACAGTGTTCACCTCCCTCTCATCACTACACTTCATCACTCAGTTATCTTCCTCATACTCATCAACATACACTCATGTTTATGCTCCAACGATGGTTACAGAAACTGTGGTAATCTCATAAGCTGTGGAAAAACAACAAACATCGGTTTTCCATTCTGGGGTAAGAACCGACCAAAAGAGTGTGGCCACCCTCTGATGCAACTCACATGTGAAAAAGAGACCAGCTACATAACCATTAAGGATGTTCAGTACCAGGTTTTGGAAGCCAACCCAGAAAGCCATACTTTGAAAATCACTAGAAAAGATTACTTAGAAGACTTGTGCAAACCAAATCATGTCAGCACCACCCTTGATACTCAGCTCTACGTTTATGAGACACCCTATAAAAATCTCACCCTTTCTTATGGTTGTAGTCCTTTATCAAAGTCTTTGCCTCCCACCTTTGTTCCTTGTAATGAAGCTTTGGGGGAAAACGTTTATGCTCAGATTGGGTCAGTTCCACTTATGTCTTGCAAAACTAGTGTGGTTGTTCCGGTTCCTCTGTCATTGGTGGAGATTGATGATTTCATCAAAGTGCATGAGGCAATCGCAGAAGGGTTTGTGGTGAGATGGGTGGTGGGTGTTGGAGAATGTGAGAAGTGTGAAAGATCTGGTGGAGTATGCGGTGTTGAAGGGTCTTCACAGCAAACAGCATGTTTCTGCAGAGATGGACCTTGTCCTGGTTTCTCACCAGATATCAAAACATCTTCAGGTACGTACGTCTAA
- the LOC137824367 gene encoding putative glutamine amidotransferase GAT1_2.1, giving the protein MSTDLSVILPRVLIVSRRTVRKNKFVDFVGEYHLDLIVGYGAVPVIVPRVSGLHTLLESFEPIHGVLLCEGEDIDPSWYEEDTSGLSQEELEEIRRLHASDTAIDKEKDSIELSLAKLCLERNIPYLGICRGSQILNVACGGTLYQDIGKEISVKCPESKRVMHINYDDYDGHRHDVEVVEDTPLHHWFKDSLEDGKMDIWVNSYHHQGVKRLAQRFVPMAFAPDGLIEGFYDPDAYNPEEGKFIMGLQFHPERMRKPDSDEFDYPGCPFAYKEFVKAVVAYQKKLNTPVQKPIKLNKEMENKRKIIVRSFSLAKNLYNAGRGTNSTKDSELEVGAEFLESNTALSVQQENRLKQMGATVRNAGSYIERLKLNEEREKMARGVMGKMTVEQLSELLSFYHTMGQICSEVLDIKINGFVSQ; this is encoded by the exons ATGTCCACCGATCTCTCCGTTATTCTCCCTCGTGTTCTCATTGTCTCTAGACGAACCGTTCGCAAGAACAAGTTCGTTGATTTCGTCG GGGAATATCACCTGGATCTTATAGTAGGGTATGGTGCTGTGCCGGTGATAGTTCCTCGTGTTTCTGGGTTGCACACGTTGTTGGAGAGCTTCGAGCCAATCCATGGCGTGCTTCTGTGTGAAGGGGAGGACATTGATCCCTCTTGGTATGAAGAAGATACCTCGGGTCTTTCACAGGAGGAGTTGGAAGAGATTAGAAGGCTCCATGCGAGTGACACGGCCATTGATAAAGAGAAAGACTCGATTGAGTTGAGCCTCGCGAAGCTATGCCTGGAGAGGAACATTCCCTATTTGGGAATCTGCAGGGGGTCACAGATTCTTAATGTGGCATGTGGGGGTACCCTTTATCAGGACATTGGGAAGGAGATTTCGGTGAAGTGCCCTGAGAGTAAAAGGGTGATGCACATAAACTATGACGATTATGATGGGCACAGGCATGATGTGGAAGTGGTTGAGGACACCCCTTTGCATCATTGGTTTAAGGATTCTTTAGAAGATGGAAAAATGGATATTTGGGTTAATAGCTATCATCATCAAGGGGTCAAGAGATTGGCACAACGTTTTGTTCCAATGGCCTTTGCACCTGATGGTTTGATTGAAGGGTTTTATGACCCTGATGCTTATAATCCAGAAGAGGGTAAGTTCATTATGGGATTGCAATTTCACCCTGAGCGTATGAGGAAGCCTGATTCGGATGAGTTTGATTACCCAGGATGCCCCTTTGCTTACAAG GAATTTGTAAAAGCAGTTGTTGCTTATCAGAAGAAGTTGAACACACCAGTACAAAAGCCTATTAAGCTTAATAAAGAAATGGAAAACAAAAGGAAGATTATAGTGCGTAGTTTCTCACTTGCCAAAAACCTCTACAACGCTGGTCGTGGAACCAATTCCACCAAAGACTCTGAACTTGAAGTTGGTGCAGAGTTTCTTGAG TCGAACACAGCCTTGAGTGTGCAGCAAGAGAACAGGTTAAAGCAAATGGGTGCAACAGTTAGGAATGCAGGATCATACATAGAGAGACTGAAGCTGAATGAGGAAAGAGAAAAGATGGCAAGAGGTGTGATGGGGAAAATGACAGTGGAACAGTTGTCAGAGCTCTTGTCTTTCTATCACACTATGGGACAAATTTGTTCAGAAGTATTGGACATAAAGATTAATGGCTTTGTGAGTCAATGA
- the LOC137824370 gene encoding probable non-specific lipid-transfer protein AKCS9 has product MMMMKMKNCVVCAVVLMALVLSDVGPVAEAATCSPTQLTPCLSAITGGSAPSQACCQKLKEQKPCLCSYINNPALKQYVNSPRAKAVLKTCGVPYPTC; this is encoded by the coding sequence atgatgatgatgaagatgaagaactGTGTTGTGTGTGCAGTGGTTCTCATGGCCCTAGTTCTGAGCGATGTGGGACCTGTGGCTGAGGCAGCAACTTGTTCCCCAACACAGTTGACCCCATGTCTTTCAGCAATCACTGGCGGCAGTGCACCTTCACAAGCTTGCTGTCAGAAGCTGAAGGAGCAAAAGCCATGCCTATGTAGTTACATCAACAACCCTGCCCTTAAGCAGTATGTCAACTCTCCCCGTGCCAAAGCCGTTCTTAAAACTTGTGGGGTACCCTACCCTACTTGCTGA
- the LOC137825949 gene encoding chloroplastic group IIA intron splicing facilitator CRS1, chloroplastic: MMLFLSLSPRFSPNAYSYSYIHISSSMLPNSNNTPSQLPIKGPTPPWMKGPLLLQPNELLDLSNPKSKKFKLERQELSDKDLMGKEARGKKTMKKIVEKVEKLHGTHNSAGALIGSPNVENIGGVLDSLKENEEVRRTKGRMPWENDWKFVYEKIKRKRTVTAAELTLDKVLFRRLRNEAATMRTWIKVKKAGVTQDVVDQIKWTWRRNELAMVKFDIPLCRNMSRAREIVETKTGGLVVLSKKDFLVVYHGGNHQLTTTGYPSLRTNHSEMSGAELATTGDICSVDSNHSLSEMLNFIAEDKDSIATSEQNMNFQTANGSLYERETDRLLDDLGPRFIDWWMAKPLPVDADLLPEDVPGFQPPLRICPPHSCAKLSDYELTYFRKLAQLLPTHFVLGRNKRLKGLAAAILKLWEKSLIAKISIKYGIPNTDNEMMANELKYLTGGVLLLRNKFYIILYRGNDFLPKRVATLVENRELELKSFELHEEVARMKALEALSPIDEVPQDTSTSGTLTEFKEIQTKFEDAKKGDIELNLQLEAEICRLEKELKEEQHRALILNKKMEKSGKELSKLNAAWTPSEQDTDLEMMTDEERECFRKIGLKMQSFLLLGRRGIFDGVLEGLHQHWKHREVVKVITMQKLFSQVINTAKLLETESGGILVSVDNLKRGHAIIIYRGKNYTRPSVKLAKNLLTKRKALRRSLELQRFGSLKFFARQREQSVSELEQKLADLHQRKEIELRESEN; the protein is encoded by the exons ATGATGctgtttctttctctttctcctcGTTTCTCTCCAAATGCATATTCATATTCTTACATTCACATTTCCTCTTCAATGCTTCCCAATTCCAACAACACCCCTTCTCAACTTCCCATCAAAGGCCCCACTCCTCCATGGATGAAGGGTCCTCTTCTTCTCCAACCCAATGAGCTCCTTGACCTGTCCAACCCCAAATCCAAGAAGTTCAAGTTGGAAAGACAAGAACTTTCTGATAAAGATTTGATGGGCAAAGAGGCCAGGGGGAAGAAGACCATGAAGAAAATTGTGGAGAAGGTTGAAAAGCTTCACGGCACTCACAATTCTGCTGGGGCTCTTATTGGTTCTCCCAATGTTGAAAACATTGGAGGAGTTTTGGATAGTTTGAAGGAAAATGAGGAAGTTAGAAGAACTAAGGGGAGAATGCCATGGGAGAACGATTGGAAGTTTGTTTACGAGAAAATTAAAAGGAAAAGGACTGTCACTGCTGCAGAGTTGACTCTTGATAAGGTACTATTTCGAAGGTTGAGGAATGAAGCTGCAACGATGAGAACCTGGATCAAGGTTAAGAAAGCTGGTGTTACACAAGATGTTGTGGATCAAATTAAATGGACTTGGAGGAGAAATGAGCTTGCCATGGTTAAATTTGATATCCCTTTATGCAGGAATATGAGTAGAGCTCGAGAAATTGTTGAG ACAAAGACTGGAGGCTTGGTTGTTTTGAGTAAGAAGGATTTTCTTGTGGTTTACCATGGAGGCAATCATCAGTTGACAACTACAGGTTATCCCAGTCTAAGAACAAATCATTCCGAAATGAGTGGGGCGGAATTAGCTACCACTGGTGATATATGCTCAGTTGATTCCAACCACAGTTTGAGTGAGATGCTGAACTTCATTGCTGAGGATAAGGATTCTATAGCAACTAGTgaacaaaatatgaattttcaAACGGCCAATGGCTCACTGTATGAGAGGGAAACTGATAGATTATTGGATGACCTAGGACCTCGCTTCATTGATTGGTGGATGGCCAAGCCATTGCCAGTAGATGCTGACTTACTTCCTGAAGATGTTCCTGGATTTCAGCCTCCATTAAGGATCTGTCCACCTCATTCTTGTGCTAAACTAAGTGATTATGAACTAACATACTTCAGGAAGCTTGCTCAACTTTTACCGACTCATTTTGTCCTTG GAAGGAACAAAAGACTCAAGGGCTTAGCTGCTGCTATCTTAAAGTTGTGGGAGAAGAGTCTTATAGCAAAAATTTCTATCAAGTACGGAATTCCAAACACTGACAATGAAATGATGGCCAATGAACTAAAG TATCTCACTGGAGGAGTTTTGTTATTGCGCAACAAATTTTACATAATACTCTATAGGGGAAATGATTTCCTTCCAAAAAGAGTTGCAACTTTGGTAGAAAACAGAGAATTGGAGCTTAAAAGTTTCGAACTTCATGAAGAAGTTGCGCGAATGAAAGCACTGGAAGCCCTTTCTCCTATTGATGAAGTGCCACAAGACACTAGTACAAGTGGAACTTTAACAGAATTCAAGGAAATTCAAACAAAGTTTGAGGATGCAAAAAAAGGAGACATAGAGTTAAACCTTCAACTAGAAGCAGAAATATGTAGACTGGAGAAGGAATTGAAAGAGGAACAACACAGAGCATTAATT CTTAACAAGAAAATGGAGAAATCAGGGAAGGAATTATCAAAGTTAAATGCTGCATGGACACCCAGTGAGCAGGATACTGATTTGGAAATGATGACAGATGAAGAGCGAGAATGTTTTCGAAAGATAGGATTGAAGATGCAAAGTTTCTTATTGCTTG GAAGACGTGGAATATTTGATGGTGTATTGGAAGGCCTACATCAGCATTGGAAACACAGAGAAGTGGTGAAGGTCATTACAATGCAGAAACTATTCAGTCAGGTCATAAACACTGCAAAATTGCTGGAAACAGAAAGTGGTGGAATTTTAGTTTCAGTTGACAACCTAAAACGGGGTCATGCTATCATTATATACCGTGGAAAAAACTATACTCGGCCTTCAGTAAAGTTAGCAAAAAATCTTCTAACTAAAAGAAAAGCATTGCGTAGATCTCTTGAATTGCAAAGATTTGGA TCCCTTAAGTTTTTTGCTCGTCAGAGAGAGCAGTCAGTCTCCGAGTTAGAGCAGAAACTG GCAGACCTGCATCAGAGAAAGGAAATTGAGCTGAGAGAATCTGAAAATTAA